The Verrucomicrobiia bacterium genome window below encodes:
- a CDS encoding HEAT repeat domain-containing protein, with amino-acid sequence MKRWGIALILLLLMDWAGEGFAQVTNQTPREQVLQLLQGVISTNQPAVIKSIQAMGTNAIPTLIEVLGYRQQAMDAWYEKVYLTTPATLQKHLSKPEFITKLRSEASFLLMLMPETKDYFQDLVPLLRDERAETRRSVASIFSMRGQNAPAAIQLELIPLLKDDDAMVREYAMVGLGQRINDLPRAKAALENAMQDQDERVRVRAGETLLRSDKNHPEAWAVVTASLKSTNEAVRLNAIGAYLIVRKNSPEVDREISPIVNGILSGTNSQMQAMTLMLLQGNGKVLTSTVPEVQKLLTNTNNFIQMEAGKALRVLTNNVPKL; translated from the coding sequence ATGAAAAGATGGGGCATCGCGTTGATTCTGCTGCTGCTCATGGATTGGGCGGGGGAGGGTTTTGCACAGGTGACGAATCAGACGCCGCGGGAGCAGGTGTTGCAGCTGCTACAGGGGGTCATCTCGACCAATCAGCCTGCGGTGATCAAAAGCATCCAGGCGATGGGGACGAATGCGATACCGACGTTGATCGAGGTGTTGGGGTATCGGCAGCAAGCGATGGATGCGTGGTATGAGAAGGTTTATCTGACTACGCCAGCTACGTTGCAGAAGCATTTGTCCAAGCCGGAATTCATCACCAAGCTGCGGAGTGAGGCGAGTTTTCTGCTGATGTTGATGCCTGAGACGAAGGATTATTTTCAGGATTTGGTGCCGTTGCTGAGGGATGAACGGGCGGAGACGAGGCGTTCAGTGGCTTCGATATTCTCGATGCGCGGTCAGAATGCACCGGCCGCCATCCAGTTGGAGTTGATACCTTTGCTGAAGGATGATGATGCGATGGTGCGTGAGTATGCCATGGTGGGACTGGGGCAACGTATCAATGATCTGCCAAGGGCGAAGGCAGCCTTGGAAAACGCTATGCAGGATCAGGATGAACGGGTCCGCGTGCGGGCTGGCGAAACGTTGCTGCGTTCAGATAAGAATCATCCGGAAGCTTGGGCGGTGGTGACCGCCTCTTTGAAATCGACCAATGAAGCGGTGCGGCTCAATGCGATCGGAGCGTATCTGATAGTGCGGAAAAATTCGCCTGAAGTGGACCGAGAGATAAGTCCGATCGTGAATGGCATTCTCTCGGGGACGAACAGTCAGATGCAGGCAATGACGCTTATGCTTTTGCAGGGGAATGGAAAAGTTCTCACATCGACGGTGCCGGAGGTGCAGAAGCTGCTGACGAATACCAACAACTTTATCCAGATGGAGGCAGGCAAGGCGTTGCGGGTTTTGACGAATAATGTGCCGAAGCTGTGA
- the xseA gene encoding exodeoxyribonuclease VII large subunit — translation MSRKGSSQWDFGELFPKEATRKVLTVAELTGEIKRTLQKQIGQIWVTGEITNLRAQSSGHVYFTLKDAAAQLSCVLFRGEALDVRDSLRDGQKVVLNGDLTVYEPRGQYQLRVTAVELQGIGALQVQFEKLKQKLAAEGLFAQERKRALPRFPQRIGIVTSATGAAIRDVMHVIMRRDPGLEIMLASCRVQGAGAAQEIACAIELLNSWNAAQPEGKRLDLILVTRGGGSLEDLWAFNEEPVARAIFESYLPVISAVGHEIDFTISDFVADFRAATPSAAAEIITAEAVLAREFVLKSNHRLKQLVRRRLDEQLDNLDALASRLARMHPRRKLNEALQRLDDLQMSLVRCARVQLREHQNRLSRVLQRFQQVRPAAQVKVRREVVTQAERRLHELARHQVERLEARLKQAQSTLRLLGPDNVLQRGYSITTDAESGAIVRDAGRVKSGQKLKTRVKKGEIRSIVEE, via the coding sequence ATGAGTCGCAAAGGGTCATCGCAGTGGGACTTCGGGGAGCTTTTCCCGAAGGAGGCGACGCGTAAGGTTTTGACGGTGGCGGAGCTGACGGGGGAGATCAAACGGACGTTGCAAAAGCAGATCGGGCAGATCTGGGTGACGGGGGAGATCACGAATCTGCGGGCGCAAAGTTCCGGGCATGTCTATTTCACGTTGAAGGATGCGGCGGCGCAGTTGAGTTGCGTGTTGTTCCGGGGTGAGGCGTTGGATGTGCGGGATTCTTTGCGGGATGGGCAGAAGGTGGTGCTAAACGGTGATCTGACGGTGTATGAGCCACGCGGGCAGTATCAGTTGCGTGTGACGGCGGTGGAGTTGCAGGGCATCGGTGCGCTTCAGGTGCAGTTCGAGAAGTTGAAGCAGAAGCTGGCAGCGGAGGGATTGTTCGCACAAGAGCGGAAACGGGCGTTGCCGAGATTTCCGCAGCGGATCGGGATTGTAACGTCCGCGACGGGGGCGGCGATACGGGATGTGATGCATGTGATCATGCGGCGTGATCCGGGTTTGGAGATCATGCTGGCATCATGTCGCGTGCAAGGAGCTGGGGCGGCGCAGGAGATCGCGTGTGCGATAGAGTTGCTGAACTCGTGGAATGCGGCGCAACCGGAGGGCAAACGGTTAGATCTGATTTTAGTGACGCGTGGCGGCGGGAGCTTGGAGGATTTGTGGGCGTTCAATGAGGAGCCGGTGGCGCGCGCGATCTTTGAGAGTTATCTGCCGGTGATCTCGGCGGTGGGGCATGAGATCGATTTCACGATCAGCGATTTTGTGGCGGATTTCCGCGCGGCCACGCCGAGTGCGGCGGCGGAGATCATCACGGCGGAGGCGGTGCTGGCGCGGGAGTTCGTGCTGAAATCGAATCACCGGTTGAAGCAACTGGTGCGACGTCGGCTGGATGAGCAGCTCGACAATCTCGATGCGTTGGCGAGTCGTCTGGCGCGGATGCATCCGCGGCGCAAGTTGAACGAGGCGTTGCAGCGGTTGGATGATTTGCAGATGTCACTGGTGCGTTGTGCGCGGGTGCAGTTGCGGGAGCATCAGAACCGGCTGTCGCGAGTGCTCCAACGGTTTCAACAGGTGCGTCCGGCAGCGCAGGTGAAGGTGCGTCGCGAGGTGGTGACGCAGGCGGAGCGGCGGTTGCATGAGCTGGCGCGGCATCAGGTGGAGCGGTTGGAAGCGCGGTTGAAGCAGGCGCAGAGCACGTTGCGTTTGTTGGGGCCGGATAATGTTTTGCAGCGCGGGTATTCAATCACGACGGATGCAGAGTCCGGCGCGATCGTGCGGGATGCGGGGAGGGTGAAGTCGGGGCAGAAGTTGAAGACGCGGGTGAAGAAGGGCGAGATCAGGAGTATAGTGGAGGAATAA
- a CDS encoding HEAT repeat domain-containing protein, giving the protein MRSREQHFRLILLGSILLLSGWLCFIEEKERNPPPEQYADIVKLMDRGLLPTYKAPERFRRLNTNVYLQLIAEMEIKDGYLRTKYISVYPNLPEFLRSETVQPLVDVRRRERARFLLEELLETEPDILKVVNFLGNESPGVRQTACRALLSRSWKMDQERIPWPQVELLKYLDSQDERVRDFILHLFQQIVEKSNVAETNFTRFLSHRDDEVVLDAVRVILKTGGSKDSMKPHLQKLLQSTSDEVRYQAAVDFGTVDKRNTNAMAVLMSFAQSTNTVYRPEALWLLGSFETNAAVHSPDVKKFFWDPDKEMREAATNTFYLITPNIKDEREVFGILMHHQRSRYTRKGR; this is encoded by the coding sequence ATGAGGAGTCGTGAGCAACATTTTCGGCTGATTTTGCTCGGCAGTATTCTGCTGCTGAGCGGCTGGTTGTGCTTTATCGAGGAAAAAGAAAGGAATCCGCCGCCAGAGCAGTATGCGGATATTGTCAAACTCATGGATAGGGGTCTACTTCCTACTTACAAAGCTCCCGAGCGCTTCCGACGGCTCAATACCAATGTTTATCTGCAATTAATCGCGGAGATGGAGATAAAGGATGGTTATCTTCGGACCAAATACATCTCTGTTTATCCGAACCTGCCAGAATTTCTAAGGTCTGAGACAGTTCAACCGCTGGTTGATGTGCGGCGGCGCGAACGGGCCCGTTTTCTTTTAGAAGAACTGCTTGAGACCGAGCCCGACATCTTGAAGGTTGTGAATTTTCTGGGCAACGAATCTCCCGGGGTTCGCCAAACAGCCTGCCGGGCACTTTTGTCCAGGAGTTGGAAGATGGATCAAGAAAGAATTCCGTGGCCGCAAGTTGAGTTGCTCAAATATCTGGACAGTCAAGATGAGAGAGTGCGGGATTTCATACTGCATCTCTTTCAACAAATCGTTGAGAAATCCAATGTGGCGGAGACCAACTTCACGCGCTTTCTATCTCATCGGGACGACGAAGTGGTACTCGATGCCGTCAGGGTCATTTTGAAAACGGGTGGAAGCAAGGATAGTATGAAGCCGCATTTGCAAAAACTGCTCCAATCGACTTCCGATGAGGTTCGCTATCAGGCCGCAGTCGACTTTGGGACTGTGGATAAAAGGAATACCAATGCCATGGCCGTGCTGATGTCCTTTGCTCAATCGACAAACACGGTATATCGGCCCGAGGCGTTATGGCTGTTAGGATCGTTCGAAACTAATGCTGCGGTCCATTCTCCGGACGTTAAAAAATTCTTTTGGGATCCTGACAAGGAAATGCGGGAAGCCGCAACAAACACATTCTACCTCATCACACCTAATATCAAAGATGAGAGGGAAGTTTTCGGTATTCTGATGCACCATCAACGGTCACGTTATACCCGCAAGGGACGATAA
- a CDS encoding glycosyltransferase has protein sequence MRLIFVTLGYHPDSVGGAYRYIADLAERLAQRGHKVAVIYPVAKDQSTARDTLNGVERYRYPDAEGMFFANWNTENRNVRTLWLEVTKYGAEPSITVLCHAFFSPLLHVSGPNSVFLFTGPWAEEYRFAQQARALGMGRKALDVVIRRTMRISEGQALRRSRAIATISEYYLRELPRWHGGGLPPVRVIFGGVDLQRFQLPANRVAVREKWKLDDRDFLFLTVRRLDPRMGLSSLIRAFALVALNHPNARLWLAGKGPDAPQLEALVRESQLEHHVKLLGFVPEADLPSLYAAADCTLMPSLDLEGFGLATVESLACGTPVMGTRSGATPELLEPLDAQLLFEPGDVAGLTRKLEKVLQQPGALPDREKCRRYAEERFCWDLPVEKFETLLRQLSNPEGV, from the coding sequence ATGCGCTTGATTTTTGTAACACTGGGCTATCACCCCGACTCCGTCGGCGGGGCTTACCGCTATATCGCGGACCTCGCCGAACGGCTGGCGCAACGTGGGCATAAGGTCGCCGTCATCTACCCTGTCGCGAAAGATCAGTCGACGGCTCGCGACACTTTGAATGGTGTGGAGCGGTATCGGTATCCCGATGCAGAGGGCATGTTCTTCGCGAACTGGAATACGGAGAATCGCAATGTTCGCACACTCTGGCTTGAGGTCACGAAGTATGGTGCTGAGCCGTCCATCACCGTTCTGTGCCACGCGTTCTTCTCTCCCCTGCTGCATGTCAGCGGGCCGAACTCCGTGTTTCTCTTTACCGGCCCTTGGGCCGAGGAATATCGCTTCGCCCAGCAAGCGCGTGCCTTGGGTATGGGCCGCAAAGCGCTGGATGTCGTCATCCGCCGCACGATGCGCATCTCCGAAGGACAGGCGCTTCGCCGCTCGCGCGCCATCGCGACCATCAGCGAATATTACCTGCGCGAACTGCCGCGCTGGCATGGTGGCGGATTGCCGCCGGTGCGCGTGATCTTCGGAGGCGTGGATCTGCAACGCTTCCAACTGCCAGCAAATCGCGTCGCAGTCCGTGAGAAGTGGAAACTCGATGACCGCGATTTCCTTTTCCTTACGGTTCGCCGCCTCGATCCGCGCATGGGTCTCTCAAGTCTTATCCGCGCTTTTGCGTTGGTCGCGCTGAATCATCCTAATGCCCGTCTTTGGCTTGCGGGTAAAGGCCCCGATGCACCGCAACTTGAGGCGCTCGTCCGTGAGTCCCAGCTGGAGCATCATGTGAAGCTTCTCGGCTTCGTGCCGGAAGCAGACTTGCCTTCCCTCTACGCTGCAGCGGATTGCACGCTGATGCCCTCGCTCGATCTGGAGGGCTTCGGCCTGGCCACGGTGGAGTCACTCGCTTGCGGTACTCCTGTGATGGGCACGCGTTCGGGTGCTACTCCTGAATTGCTTGAGCCATTGGATGCGCAACTTCTCTTTGAACCGGGCGATGTCGCCGGACTCACGCGCAAGCTGGAGAAGGTCTTGCAACAACCTGGCGCTTTGCCTGATCGCGAGAAATGCCGGCGCTACGCGGAGGAACGGTTCTGCTGGGATTTGCCCGTGGAAAAGTTTGAGACGTTGCTTCGCCAGCTCTCCAACCCGGAGGGTGTGTGA
- the glp gene encoding gephyrin-like molybdotransferase Glp gives MLPLESAIERILACIQPLPVEPVALSRASGRVLRTAAISVTDLPAFDNSAMDGYAVKAAETEGASPENLKWLKLVGQIAAGEPANCSTVSGTAVRIFTGSMMPEGADSVVMQEDTLSLPGRPGEVAVKEGVKPWENVRFRGEDVKQGRAVVSAGTRLSAQHIAVIAASGIAQLQVTRQPVVGLLATGSELVEAGQPLKPGQIYESNRLMLASLLATWGVRTVIYPIVEDTLEATQAALQKAFSECDAVVTSGGVSVGGFDFVKDAFTSLGGKLDFWRVAIKPGKPFVFGEWNDRFLFGLPGNPVSAFVTAALLMRPALLRLQGVSDTALPLIHATLAEPVTNRGDRRHFVRVTLDSSGHVRLAGTQASHQLHSLAAANALLDVPPETTLPAGAGVKISLL, from the coding sequence ATGCTTCCACTGGAATCTGCCATAGAGCGTATCCTTGCCTGCATCCAGCCGTTGCCCGTGGAGCCGGTCGCTTTGTCCCGGGCGAGCGGCCGGGTGTTGCGCACTGCTGCCATCTCCGTCACCGATCTGCCTGCCTTTGATAATTCCGCCATGGACGGCTATGCCGTGAAGGCCGCCGAGACGGAAGGGGCGTCTCCTGAAAATTTGAAATGGCTGAAACTTGTCGGCCAGATCGCGGCGGGTGAACCGGCGAACTGCTCCACGGTGTCAGGCACCGCTGTTCGCATCTTCACCGGATCCATGATGCCTGAAGGCGCTGACTCTGTGGTGATGCAGGAGGACACCCTTAGCCTGCCTGGGCGACCTGGTGAAGTGGCGGTCAAAGAGGGGGTGAAACCATGGGAAAATGTGCGTTTCCGCGGCGAAGATGTGAAGCAAGGCCGCGCCGTGGTGAGTGCCGGCACACGTCTCTCTGCTCAACATATCGCCGTCATAGCTGCCAGTGGCATCGCCCAACTGCAAGTCACCCGCCAGCCAGTCGTCGGGTTACTCGCCACGGGCAGTGAACTTGTTGAAGCAGGCCAGCCGCTCAAGCCCGGCCAGATATACGAGAGCAATCGCCTGATGCTTGCCTCACTGCTCGCCACATGGGGTGTGAGGACGGTCATCTATCCCATCGTGGAAGATACCTTGGAAGCCACGCAGGCTGCTTTGCAGAAAGCTTTTTCTGAATGCGATGCCGTGGTCACCTCGGGTGGTGTTTCCGTAGGTGGATTCGACTTCGTGAAAGACGCTTTCACATCGCTCGGCGGCAAGCTGGATTTCTGGCGCGTAGCAATCAAACCCGGCAAACCGTTTGTCTTCGGAGAATGGAATGATCGCTTCCTGTTCGGCCTGCCGGGTAATCCTGTCTCCGCTTTCGTTACGGCGGCGCTTCTGATGCGTCCGGCTTTGCTGCGCTTGCAAGGCGTCAGCGATACTGCGCTACCGCTGATCCATGCCACCTTGGCTGAGCCGGTCACGAACCGCGGAGACCGCCGCCATTTCGTCCGTGTGACATTGGATTCATCCGGCCACGTACGCCTGGCTGGCACACAAGCATCACATCAACTTCATTCCCTGGCTGCGGCGAACGCATTGTTGGATGTCCCGCCAGAAACCACTTTGCCTGCCGGTGCGGGAGTGAAGATTTCTTTGCTTTGA
- a CDS encoding glycosyltransferase translates to MKILELGKFYPPYRGGMETLLECWSRGFVRRGGEVNCVVANTASQTVHEVLDGVKVHRLASHGSLLSTSLCPAYLSATKTYPSDVWQAHFPNPLADVACLRGDPKTPMVLTYHSDIIRQSSVLKFYRPILKRLLDRADVIVVATPNHLKYSHTLPPYAAKVEVIPFGIDQSRFLHTDAAEQEEVVTLRQKAQMRPILLNIGRLVGYKGQSYLVDAIQGLDVEVWFAGTGPLQAELEQQVSRLGLQNRVKFWGGVDDRKLATLLKACDVFVFPSITPNEAFGIVQIEAMACAKPIICTDLPSGVPWVNQHNVTGLVVKPSDVQDLRNGIKQLIENPALARKMGEQGRQRAAVEFTEDRMIDRYWELFQRLRQRA, encoded by the coding sequence GTGAAGATACTGGAATTGGGGAAATTCTATCCGCCCTATCGCGGCGGCATGGAGACGTTGCTGGAGTGCTGGTCGCGTGGATTCGTGCGACGTGGTGGCGAAGTGAATTGCGTGGTGGCGAACACGGCTTCGCAGACGGTCCATGAAGTGCTGGACGGAGTGAAAGTGCATCGGCTTGCCAGTCACGGTTCGCTGCTCTCCACGTCGCTTTGTCCCGCTTATCTCTCTGCTACCAAGACATACCCTTCGGATGTCTGGCAGGCACATTTTCCGAATCCGCTGGCTGATGTCGCCTGCTTGCGCGGCGATCCGAAGACACCCATGGTGCTCACGTATCACAGTGACATCATCCGCCAGTCCTCGGTGCTGAAGTTTTATCGTCCTATCCTCAAACGTCTGCTCGATCGGGCCGATGTCATCGTGGTGGCCACCCCGAACCATCTGAAGTATTCCCACACCTTGCCACCTTATGCGGCGAAGGTGGAGGTGATACCTTTCGGCATCGATCAAAGCCGTTTTCTCCACACCGATGCCGCCGAGCAGGAGGAAGTTGTTACGCTTCGGCAAAAAGCGCAAATGAGGCCGATTTTACTAAACATCGGCAGGCTGGTCGGCTATAAGGGGCAGAGCTATTTGGTGGATGCCATACAAGGCTTGGATGTTGAGGTGTGGTTCGCGGGTACCGGGCCGTTGCAAGCGGAGCTGGAGCAACAGGTCAGCCGTTTGGGTTTGCAGAATCGTGTGAAGTTTTGGGGCGGAGTGGATGATCGGAAACTCGCTACGCTGTTGAAGGCTTGTGATGTGTTTGTGTTCCCGTCCATCACACCGAACGAGGCCTTCGGCATCGTGCAGATCGAGGCCATGGCCTGCGCCAAGCCGATCATCTGCACTGATCTGCCCTCGGGTGTGCCTTGGGTGAACCAGCACAATGTCACCGGCTTGGTGGTGAAACCAAGTGATGTTCAGGATTTGCGAAACGGCATCAAACAGTTGATTGAGAATCCGGCTCTCGCCCGAAAGATGGGTGAGCAGGGCCGGCAACGGGCGGCGGTGGAGTTCACCGAGGACCGCATGATTGATCGCTATTGGGAATTGTTTCAGCGCCTGCGCCAACGCGCATGA
- a CDS encoding MraY family glycosyltransferase, whose amino-acid sequence MNNFKTYLAVLVMSALASFFLTPLARKLAFKWGAIDKPDPRKVHKEPMPRLGGLAVFGGFCAPWLAFYLLDNRVTVTFQNYEKLFLALMIAASLMLLLGVADDVKGLNAKQKFSFQTMTALALYFGGYQITLLSNPFGGSIALGWLALPVSVLWIVGVTNAINLLDGIDGLATGVTVCIALSLAVINIMNDNIMVALLTLCLAGSCLGFLPHNFSPAKIFLGDSGSLFIGLVLSGIGIISLFKVTTAAIVIVPVMLFGIPLFDTTAVFFGRLMRGDPLFKADKTHLHHRLLHMGMDHRQASLLLYAVSAALGGVAIYVNVYHSPRTVLIASALVALLAIYVLFTLRDLDKPKDKS is encoded by the coding sequence ATGAACAACTTCAAGACATACCTCGCCGTTCTGGTGATGTCCGCGCTGGCCTCTTTTTTTTTGACGCCGCTGGCGAGGAAGCTGGCGTTCAAGTGGGGGGCGATCGACAAGCCTGATCCGCGCAAGGTGCATAAAGAGCCGATGCCGCGCCTGGGCGGGCTGGCCGTCTTCGGCGGTTTTTGTGCGCCATGGCTCGCCTTCTATCTGCTGGATAACCGCGTCACCGTCACCTTCCAGAACTATGAGAAACTCTTTCTCGCTCTCATGATCGCTGCGTCTCTGATGCTTCTGTTGGGAGTGGCGGATGATGTGAAAGGGTTGAACGCGAAGCAGAAGTTTTCCTTCCAGACGATGACCGCGCTTGCGTTGTATTTCGGCGGTTACCAGATCACGTTGCTCAGCAATCCCTTCGGCGGGTCCATCGCCTTGGGCTGGCTGGCGTTGCCGGTCTCGGTGCTGTGGATAGTCGGTGTGACCAATGCGATCAATCTGCTTGATGGCATCGACGGTCTTGCCACCGGTGTGACCGTTTGCATCGCGCTTTCACTGGCCGTCATCAACATCATGAATGACAATATCATGGTGGCGTTGCTGACGCTCTGCCTCGCAGGTTCCTGTCTTGGTTTCCTGCCGCATAACTTTTCGCCAGCCAAGATATTCCTCGGCGATTCCGGCAGCCTTTTCATCGGTCTGGTGCTGTCGGGCATCGGGATCATCTCCTTGTTCAAGGTGACCACGGCTGCCATCGTCATCGTGCCCGTGATGCTCTTTGGCATACCTCTCTTCGATACCACAGCAGTTTTTTTTGGCCGGCTGATGCGTGGCGATCCACTTTTCAAGGCGGATAAAACGCATCTGCACCACCGTCTACTGCACATGGGCATGGATCATCGCCAGGCGTCCTTGTTGCTTTATGCGGTTTCGGCAGCGCTGGGCGGGGTGGCCATCTATGTGAACGTTTACCATTCGCCTCGCACGGTCCTCATCGCCAGCGCCTTGGTGGCGTTGCTGGCCATCTATGTGCTTTTCACCCTGCGCGATCTGGACAAGCCCAAGGACAAATCCTGA
- a CDS encoding HEAT repeat domain-containing protein, producing MRNFIRAWSVPLCLLGCICFFTEVTRAAEPSLRDKVIEHLERLHYGPTQPREAERKRLLALGTNAVPILIELVGYKETKLEETYRKTYYESPEAVRQTMSRPRDLEGLARPAAWELLDMPECKDYLRKLLPLLQDSRSEVRELTARVIATHVEAVRKTDRAFPLELVQFLKDNEAGVRRRIINALQFDITTLPRVKSALEGMLADKDDAVRNSAALALLLEDKGHAAALVAIRAFFSSTNESTRINAGLVYVIKQPNSPVIQSEVLPLFVRSLSSTNESAQTLALSYIRGYAPHFTATVPEVQKLLAHPSLRVRQEATNTLRGLTNNVPRP from the coding sequence ATGAGAAACTTTATCAGAGCTTGGTCTGTTCCCCTTTGCTTGCTGGGATGCATCTGTTTTTTCACCGAGGTCACCCGGGCTGCTGAGCCTTCGTTGCGGGACAAGGTGATCGAGCATCTGGAGCGCCTGCATTATGGACCGACGCAACCGCGAGAAGCCGAACGCAAACGATTGCTGGCCCTGGGAACGAATGCGGTGCCCATATTGATCGAGCTTGTGGGTTATAAAGAAACGAAGCTGGAGGAAACGTATCGCAAGACTTACTACGAATCGCCGGAGGCTGTCCGCCAGACGATGTCCAGACCGAGGGATTTGGAGGGATTGGCCCGTCCGGCTGCGTGGGAGCTTCTGGACATGCCGGAGTGCAAAGATTATCTGCGTAAGCTGCTGCCGTTGTTGCAGGATTCGCGGAGTGAGGTCCGGGAGTTGACGGCCAGAGTCATCGCGACACATGTTGAGGCCGTGAGGAAAACGGACCGGGCTTTTCCCCTCGAACTGGTGCAGTTTCTCAAAGACAACGAAGCCGGAGTGAGACGGCGCATCATCAATGCGTTGCAATTCGATATCACTACACTGCCGCGTGTGAAATCGGCTTTGGAGGGGATGTTGGCGGACAAGGATGATGCGGTGCGCAATTCAGCTGCGCTGGCTCTGTTGTTGGAGGATAAGGGCCACGCTGCTGCTCTGGTAGCGATCCGGGCGTTCTTCAGTTCCACAAATGAATCGACAAGGATCAATGCGGGTTTGGTTTATGTGATCAAGCAGCCCAATTCCCCGGTGATCCAGAGCGAGGTGCTGCCGCTTTTTGTGCGCAGCCTGTCCAGCACGAATGAGAGTGCGCAGACTCTGGCGCTTTCGTATATCCGGGGATATGCGCCGCACTTCACAGCCACCGTGCCGGAGGTGCAGAAGCTCCTGGCGCATCCCAGTCTACGGGTCCGTCAGGAGGCCACGAATACGTTGCGGGGTTTGACGAATAATGTGCCGAGGCCATAG